The Leishmania mexicana MHOM/GT/2001/U1103 complete genome, chromosome 26 genome includes a window with the following:
- a CDS encoding ABC transporter-like protein, whose product MSADKKGRATQAIHDVKGAVSEKVRGQVPIFTLLRYRAPSEWFAVIVGSIAAFCSGGSTPLFMYFFGRMTNTAYDDQAAPKVTRSFAMLMVCIGILSMVLVFIKTATYQVTATRLVGRIKCAYFSAIVNQNIGWHDGRKPGELISRLTGDTRVILNGVNDRFASWIENLGTGLIGIVFAFIASWELTLLIMGSLPLIAVAVYFLTAASSRHVAVTRKQYAVASAIAQEVMQNIKTVQSFNREMHEVERFSETIVSSRKAGIKKEFLVAMAGGSVMGIMLCVIGLAFILAAYLVHSDRTDVGSVSAAFLTVMYGAMGLGQVFPALISFVEARTAAYPIFATIDEQPAIDLHRPGREATFCRCIEVKDVTFAYPTRPDQLIFSGLNATIRKGEKVAFSGSTGCGKSTIISLIQRFYDPTEGSVTVDGQDLRDLDLRSWRKRIGIVSQEPNLFSGSVLENLRMGRRSATFEEVVTACKQARIHDTILTLPRGYDTSVGSLGSQLSGGQKQRLAIARAVVRGADILLLDEATSALDRKSEVEVQRAIDNLTENSKMTVITIAHRMATISNMDCIYFLDGSRDGGSCIVECGTYDELIRMNGRFASMVMMQNPSTGNLCTVVHDTSFYLYPGAPDKITGSTVSTEDTYSSNNSWDSECNGFYEDDDRWSQYSHVDDVPFMHRTDWEERKTSVSMWRIMKMTKSRWWAIVLGFLGSIITAIVFPCVSLMITQLINTLGTYRLSHDTGHMQRQITLYVVLLIFLGAVYFLGSVLTGFYGYVGEYLTCELRSILFQQILRQDQTFFDMPRRDPGALATLLSGDCESVHQLYGPTLGSRLRSVCAFAGGITIGLIMEWKVALVCLATMPLFVGSIIAQQVFFADSQNVRESGIDTVVSEALGSIRTVTSFNMQNRMIKEYKRTVNIAEQIAERRAVLISILVGATEITLMGSMALSFWYGGTLIEKGETHFSNVLVAAMAVTMGSTLAGSEAGSFATKLRDARLSSNRVFSVIDRVPAVDSYEYGKANFEEQIGVEFHNVGFTYPAREGVKVLNDVSLKFQAGSSNGLMGQTGCGKSTIVQILARFYPISTGKVLINGEDLSSLDLVTWRDQLSIVLQEPSLFSGTIRDNIKYSLPDATEEEVIEAAKVACIHDDIMKMDKGFDTEVGYRGQQLSGGQKQRVAIARGVIRCPKLLLLDEATSALDNMTEMRVQRNLDEFQRRFGVTTVAIAHRLATIRHSNQIVLLDSGKIIEQGTHEQLLAQDGEYKSRWELAQT is encoded by the coding sequence ATGTCCGCCGATAAAAAGGGGAGGGCCACGCAAGCCATCCATGATGTGAAGGGGGCAGTGTCCGAGAAGGTAAGGGGACAGGTGCCCATTTTCACCCTCCTGCGGTATCGCGCTCCCAGCGAGTGGTTTGCCGTCATTGTAGGGAGCATTGCCGCCTTCTGCTCCGGCGGCTCCACACCGCTTTTCATGTACTTTTTCGGACGGATGACGAACACCGCGTACGACGACCAAGCCGCGCCAAAGGTGACGCGCAGCTTTGCGATGTTGATGGTGTGCATCGGCATTCTTTCCATGGTGCTTGTCTTCATTAAGACCGCCACGTACCAGGTGACCGCAACGCGCCTGGTCGGCCGCATCAAGTGCGCCTACTTCTCCGCTATTGTGAACCAGAACATCGGCTGGCACGACGGGCGCAAGCCTGGTGAGCTCATTTCTCGGCTCACCGGGGACACGCGTGTCATCCTCAACGGTGTTAACGACCGCTTCGCCAGCTGGATCGAGAACCTCGGCACCGGCCTCATCGGCATCGTTTTCGCCTTCATCGCGAGCTGGGAGCTGACGCTGCTCATCATGGGCTCACTCCCGCTCATTGCCGTGGCGGTGTACTTTCTCACTGCTGCGTCCTCTCGCCACGTTGCGGTGACGCGCAAGCAGTATGCAGTGGCGAGCGCCATTGCGCAGGAGGTCATGCAGAACATCAAGACAGTGCAGAGCTTCAACCGAGAGATGCACGAGGTGGAGCGCTTCTCAGAAACGATAGTGAGCTCGCGCAAGGCGGGCATCAAGAAGGAGTTTCTTGTGGCAATGGCCGGCGGCTCCGTGATGGGCATCATGCTTTGCGTCATCGGGCTCGCCTTCATCCTCGCTGCGTACCTTGTCCACAGCGACCGCACCGACGTGGGCTCCGTCTCGGCGGCCTTTCTGACGGTGATGTACGGCGCCATGGGCCTCGGGCAGGTGTTTCCAGCCCTCATCTCTTTTGTGGAggcgcgcacggcagcgtaCCCGATCTTCGCGACCATTGATGAGCAACCGGCAATTGACCTGCACAGGCCTGGCAGGGAGGCAACGTTTTGCCGGTGCATTGAGGTGAAGGATGTCACCTTCGCCTACCCGACGCGTCCCGACCAACTCATCTTTAGCGGCTTGAACGCCACGATTAGGAAGGGCGAGAAGGTGGCCTTCTCTGGCTCGACAGGGTGCGGCAAGTCAACGATCATCAGCCTCATACAGCGCTTCTACGACCCCACGGAGGGTTCCGTCACCGTAGATGGGCAGGATCTCCGTGACTTGGACCTCAGATCGTGGCGCAAGCGCATCGGCATCGTTTCGCAAGAGCCCAACTTGTTCTCCGGTTCCGTACTCGAGAACCTCCGCATGGGGCGACGCAGTGCCACCTTTGAGGAGGTGGTAACGGCATGCAAGCAGGCACGCATTCATGACACCATACTGACCCTGCCACGCGGCTACGACACCAGCGTTGGCTCTCTAGGCAGCCAGCTGAGTGGTGGGCAAAAACAGCGTCTCGCCATCGCCCGAGCCGTCGTGCGCGGTGCCGACATCCTGCTCCTGGACGAGGCGACCAGCGCGCTGGACCGAAAGTCCgaggtggaggtgcagcgcgccaTAGACAATCTCACGGAGAATAGCAAAATGACGGTGATCACGATTGCGCATCGAATGGCTACTATCTCTAACATGGACTGCATCTACTTCCTCGACGGCTcgcgcgatggcggcagcTGTATTGTCGAGTGCGGTACCTATGACGAGCTCATCCGCATGAACGGCCGCTTCGCCTCGATGGTGATGATGCAGAACCCTTCCACGGGAAACTTGTGTACTGTGGTGCACGACACGAGCTTCTACCTTTACCCAGGAGCACCCGACAAAATTACAGGAAGCACCGTCTCGACCGAAGACACTtacagcagcaacaactcCTGGGACTCCGAATGCAACGGGTTctacgaggacgacgaccgGTGGAGCCAGTATTCCCACGTCGACGATGTCCCCTTCATGCACCGCACCGATTGGGAAGAGCGGAAGACGAGCGTGTCGATGTGGCGCATTATGAAAATGACGAAGAGTCGCTGGTGGGCGATTGTGCTGGGGTTTCTGGGCTCCATCATCACGGCTATCGTCTTTCCCTGCGTCAGTCTTATGATCACCCAGCTCATCAACACTCTCGGCACCTACCGCCTGTCGCACGACACAGGGCACATGCAGCGGCAGATAACCTTGTACGTGGTTCTGCTCATTTTCTTGGGCGCCGTCTACTTCCTCGGGAGTGTGCTCACGGGCTTCTACGGCTACGTTGGTGAGTATCTGACCTGTGAGCTGCGCTCGATCCTGTTCCAGCAGATTCTTCGACAGGACCAAACCTTCTTTGACATGCCTCGCCGAGACCCCGGTGCATTGGCGACCCTTCTCTCTGGCGACTGTGAGTCGGTGCACCAGCTTTACGGCCCTACTCTCGGCTCCCGTCTCCGGTCTGTCTGCGCGTTCGCCGGCGGTATTACAATTGGCCTCATAATGGAGTGGAAGGTGGCACTCGTGTGTCTGGCCACTATGCCGCTGTTTGTGGGCAGCATCATCGCGCAGCAAGTGTTCTTTGCCGACTCTCAAAATGTTCGCGAGAGTGGCATCGACACGGTGGTGAGCGAGGCCCTCGGCTCGATCCGCACTGTAACCTCCTTTAACATGCAGAATCGAATGATCAAGGAGTACAAGCGCACCGTCAACATCGCCGAGCAGATCGCcgagcgccgcgccgttCTCATCAGCATCCTCGTCGGTGCGACGGAGATCACCCTGATGGGCTCGATGGCTCTTTCTTTTTGGTACGGTGGCACCCTCATTGAGAAAGGTGAGACGCATTTCAGCAACGTGTTGGTCGCTGCCATGGCCGTCACCATGGGCTCGACGCTGGCAGGGTCGGAGGCGGGCAGCTTTGCGACAAAGCTGCGCGATGCGCGGCTGTCGTCGAACCGCGTCTTCTCGGTCATTGACCGTGTGCCGGCGGTGGATAGTTATGAGTACGGCAAGGCCAACTTTGAGGAGCAGATAGGCGTCGAATTCCACAACGTCGGCTTCACGTACCCGgcgcgggagggggtgaaggTTCTCAACGACGTCTCTCTCAAGTTCCAGGCAGGTTCGTCGAACGGCCTCATGGGACAGACTGGCTGCGGCAAGTCGACCATTGTGCAAATTCTGGCCCGCTTCTACCCGATCTCGACCGGCAAGGTGCTCATCAACGGCGAAGATCTCAGCTCTCTCGACCTCGTCACGTGGCGCGACCAGCTCAGCATTGTATTGCAGGAGCCCTCGCTGTTCAGCGGCACCATTCGTGACAACATCAAGTACTCTCTGCCCGACGCtacagaggaggaggtcatTGAGGCGGCAAAGGTTGCCTGCATCCACGACGACATCATGAAGATGGATAAAGGCTTCGACACGGAGGTGGGCTACCGGGGCCAACAGCTCAGCGGCGGGCAGAAGCAGCGTGTGGCCATCGCCAGAGGCGTTATTCGCTGCCCAAAGCTGTTGCTGCTCGATGAGGCTACCAGCGCCCTCGATAACATGACAGAGATGCGGGTCCAGCGCAACCTGGATGAGTTCCAGCGGCGGTTCGGTGTCACCACGGTTGCCATCGCGCATCGCTTGGCGACCATCCGCCACAGTAACCAGATTGTGCTCTTGGATAGTGGAAAGATCATCGAGCAGGGCACACACGAACAACTCCTCGCGCAGGACGGTGAATACAAATCTCGATGGGAGCTAGCCCAGACTTGA